Within Stigmatella aurantiaca, the genomic segment CATCTACCACACGGACGAGAAGGGCGCCCAGGAGACGCGCCGCCTCGTGGAGGCCCAGGGCCGGCGGGCCCTCGTCCTGCAAGGGGACGTGGGGAACTCGGCCGAGGTGGCGAAGTTCTTCGAGCGCACGGTCGCCGAGCTGGGCGTCATCGACATCCTGGTGAACAACGCGGGCCAGGGCATGCAGGGCATTCCCGTGGAGAAGCTGGAGGACGCGAAGCTGGAGCAGATCCTTCGCGTCAACCTCATGGGGCCCCTGTTCTGCGCCCGCTCCTTCATCCAGCTGCGCAAGAAGCACGGCGGCAAGGGGCGCATCGTGAACATCAGCTCGGTGGCCCAGCACCTGCCCACCGCGGAGAGCGCGCCCTATGGCATGTCCAAGGCGGGCCTGGGCTCGCTCACGCGCAGCCTGTCGGTGGAGCTCGCCCCCGACCGCATCAACGTCAACAACATCGCCCCGGGGCTCATCCAGACGCCCATGACGCAGAAGCGCCTGGACGATCCGAAGCAGCGTGAGGAGTCGCTCAAAGAGATTCCGTGGCACCGCGCGGGGCAGCCCGAGGAGATCGCCCGGCTGGCGCTGTTCCTCGCCTCGGACGACGGGGACTACGTCACCGGCCAGACCTGGACCATCGATGGCGGCCTGACGATGAACTGGGGCGGCGCCTGAGCCACCGGCGATGACGTCCGCGCCTCCTTCCAAGGTGTGCGCCGTCTGCGGCCGGCGCATCACCTGGCGCAAGAAGTGGGAGCGGGACTGGGAGAACATCCGCTACTGCTCCGCGCGCTGCCGGGGCCGCAAGGGGGCCGCGGGGCAGGACACGCTCGAGCACCGCATCCTGGAGATGCTCGGCGCCCGGGCCCGGGGCGCGACGATGTGCCCCTCGGAGGTGGCGCGCGCCGAGGGCGGCGAGGACTGGCGCGAGCGCATGGAGCCCGTGCGCGAGGCGGCCCGGCGGCTGGTGGCCCGGGGGGACGTGGAGATCCTCCAGGGCGGCCAGGTGGTGGACCCCTCGACGGCGAAGGGCCCCATCCGCCTGCGGCTGCGGGCCTCCCGGTGAGCGGCCCGGCGGAGCGTCAGTCCACGGCCGCCTGGTCCACGAAGAAGACCACGCGGCC encodes:
- a CDS encoding SDR family NAD(P)-dependent oxidoreductase, with the protein product MKLQGKVALITGADSGIGQATAEVFAREGANVSIIYHTDEKGAQETRRLVEAQGRRALVLQGDVGNSAEVAKFFERTVAELGVIDILVNNAGQGMQGIPVEKLEDAKLEQILRVNLMGPLFCARSFIQLRKKHGGKGRIVNISSVAQHLPTAESAPYGMSKAGLGSLTRSLSVELAPDRINVNNIAPGLIQTPMTQKRLDDPKQREESLKEIPWHRAGQPEEIARLALFLASDDGDYVTGQTWTIDGGLTMNWGGA
- a CDS encoding DUF2256 and DUF3253 domain-containing protein yields the protein MTSAPPSKVCAVCGRRITWRKKWERDWENIRYCSARCRGRKGAAGQDTLEHRILEMLGARARGATMCPSEVARAEGGEDWRERMEPVREAARRLVARGDVEILQGGQVVDPSTAKGPIRLRLRASR